The Acipenser ruthenus chromosome 25, fAciRut3.2 maternal haplotype, whole genome shotgun sequence genome has a window encoding:
- the LOC117413922 gene encoding POU domain, class 3, transcription factor 1: MATTAQYIPRNSSLPSNPLMHPDSDRMHQGTTYREVQKMMHHEYLQGLANNSGHPMSLTHHQWLPTTNSDWTSTTHIGQPDHNKSSVQASRDDLDNGFHHRSHLVHQQTQNNHHGAWAPTTTHHLSPLSPASNGHQSLVYSQSGYTNLNAMLSPQPSSLHHSMRDPLHEDTGSHDNQLESPQQPFSHHQDHSDEDAPSSDDLEQFAKQFKQRRIKLGFTQADVGLALGTLYGNVFSQTTICRFEALQLSFKNMCKLKPLLNKWLEETDSNTGSPTNLDKIAAQGRKRKKRTSIEVGVKGALENHFLKCPKPSAHEITSLAGSLQLEKEVVRVWFCNRRQKEKRMTPIGVPHPTMEDVYSQAETPPLHHTMQTSVQ, from the coding sequence ATGGCTACAACAGCACAGTACATCCCACGGAATAGCTCTTTGCCTTCCAACCCGTTAATGCACCCTGACTCGGACAGGATGCACCAGGGAACGACGTACAGAGAGGTACAGAAAATGATGCACCACGAGTACTTGCAAGGACTTGCTAACAACAGTGGCCACCCAATGAGCCTTACCCATCACCAGTGGCTACCCACAACAAACAGTGACTGGACCAGTACAACCCACATTGGACAACCAGACCACAACAAAAGCAGCGTGCAGGCAAGCAGGGATGACCTGGACAACGGTTTCCATCACAGATCGCACCTGGTTCATCAACAAACTCAGAACAACCACCACGGAGCATGGGCACCCACTACAACCCATCACCTGTCTCCCTTATCGCCTGCCTCAAACGGCCACCAGTCGCTGGTCTATTCCCAGTCGGGGTACACGAACCTAAATGCCATGCTGAGTCCCCAGCCTTCATCCTTGCACCACAGCATGAGGGACCCTCTCCATGAAGACACAGGTAGCCATGACAACCAGCTGGAGTCGCCCCAACAGCCTTTCAGCCACCATCAGGACCACTCGGACGAAGACGCGCCCAGCTCAGATGACCTAGAACAGTTTGCCAAACAGTTTAAGCAGCGTAGGATCAAACTCGGTTTCACCCAAGCAGACGTCGGCTTAGCTCTCGGCACCCTTTATGGCAACGTCTTTTCCCAAACCACCATCTGCAGGTTTGAAGCTTTACAGCTGAGCTTCAAGAACATGTGCAAACTTAAGCCTCTGTTGAACAAGTGGCTGGAAGAAACCGACTCGAACACCGGGAGCCCCACAAATTTGGACAAGATTGCGGCCCAGGGGAGGAAACGAAAGAAGAGGACCTCGATTGAGGTCGGGGTAAAGGGGGCTCTGGAGAACCATTTCTTAAAATGCCCCAAACCTTCAGCTCACGAAATCACCTCCCTAGCGGGATCCCTTCAGTTGGAAAAAGAAGTGGTGAGAGTTTGGTTTTGCAATAGAAGACAGAAAGAGAAAAGAATGACCCCAATCGGGGTCCCGCACCCTACTATGGAGGATGTATATTCACAAGCAGAAACCCCACCTCTGCACCACACAATGCAGACCTCTGTACagtga